From Camelus ferus isolate YT-003-E chromosome 18, BCGSAC_Cfer_1.0, whole genome shotgun sequence, one genomic window encodes:
- the MOSPD3 gene encoding motile sperm domain-containing protein 3, whose amino-acid sequence MRRGAPQDQELVGSGAPGRGSRGAPPLSGPVVPVLVFPPDLVFRADQRSGPRQLLTLYNPTGAALRFRVLCTAPAKYTVFDAEGYVKPQSCIDIVIRHVAPNPSHYDVQDRFRIELSEEGTEGRVVGRKDITSVLRAPAYPLKLQGQPDPTPHPGPPSWTAPPTAQHFPENPHPQLATSSFLLFLLTGIVSVAFLLLPLQDELGSQLPQILHVSLGQKLVAAYVLGLLTMVFLRT is encoded by the exons ATGCGCCGTGGGGCGCCCCAGGACCAGGAGCTGGTGGGTTCGGGGGCTCCTGGGCGGGGGTCCCGGGGCGCCCCTCCTCTCTCGGGACCTGTTGTCCCGGTTCTCGTCTTTCCCCCGGATCTAGTATTCAGGGCGGACCAGCGGAGCGGACCCCGGCAGCTGCTGACCCTCTATAACCCCACGGGAGCAGCGCTTCGCTTCCGAG TCCTGTGCACAGCACCTGCCAAATACACAGTGTTTGACGCGGAAGGATATGTGAAGCCTCAATCCTGCATTGACAT TGTGATTCGCCACGTGGCCCCTAATCCCAGCCATTATGACGTCCAGGACCGCTTCCGCATTGAGCTGTCTGAGGAGGGAACAGAGGGCCGTGTGGTGGGGCGCAAGGACATCACCTCGGTTCTGAGGGCCCCTGCATACCCCCTTAAGCTTCAGGGACAGCCTGACCCAACACCCCACCCAGGGCCTCCTTCCTGGACAGCACCACCCACGGCCCAACACTTCCCAGAAA ATCCCCACCCTCAACTAGCCAccagctccttcctcctcttcttgctGACGGGCATAGTCTCTGTGGCCTTCCTGCTTCTCCCGCTCCAGGATGAACTCGGCAGCCAGCTGCCCCAAATCCTGCACGTCTCCCTGGGACAAAAGTTGGTGGCAGCCTACGTCTTGG GCCTCCTGACCATGGTGTTCCTCCGGACCTGA